A stretch of Zootoca vivipara chromosome 13, rZooViv1.1, whole genome shotgun sequence DNA encodes these proteins:
- the LOC132593100 gene encoding acid-sensing ion channel 2-like: MTNPFSMDLKESTSEGSLGSLQPSSLQIFANTSTLHGIRHIFVYGPMTVRRALWALVFVASLGLLLVESSERLVYYFSYQHVTRVDEVVAHSLVFPAVTICNLNGFRFSRLTTNDLYHAGDLLALLDVNLQVLHPHLADPAVLAILREKANFQHHRAKVFSMSEFMGRVGHDMKEMLLYCKFRGQECGEKNFTTVSTSKSFAFLFCVGGNNGDNPRSENWVSLWETLADISW; encoded by the coding sequence ATGACCAATCCTTTCTCCATGGATTTAAAGGAAAGCACCAGCGAGGGAAGCCTGGGGAGCCTCCAGCCCTCCAGCCTCCAGATCTTTGCCAACACCTCAACCCTCCATGGAATCCGCCACATCTTTGTCTATGGACCTATGACTGTGCGGCGGGCCCTGTGGGCTCTGGTATTTGTGGCTTCCCTGGGCCTCCTCCTGGTGGAGAGCTCCGAGCGGCTGGTCTACTACTTCTCCTACCAGCATGTCACCAGGGTGGATGAAGTCGTTGCCCACAGCCTGGTCTTCccagctgtcaccatctgcaaccTCAATGGGTTCCGCTTCTCCCGCCTCACTACCAATGACCTGTACCACGCTGGTGACCTATTGGCCTTGTTGGACGTCAACCTCCAGGTCCTTCACCCTCATCTTGCTGACCCAGCAGTCCTGGCCATCCTGCGGGAGAAGGCAAACTTCCAGCATCACCGAGCCAAAGTCTTCAGCATGAGTGAGTTCATGGGGCGTGTGGGCCATGACATGAAGGAGATGTTGTTATACTGCAAGTTCCGGGGACAGGAGTGTGGCGAGAAGAACTTCACAACTGTGAGTACAAGCAAGAGTTTTGCCTTCCTTTTTTGCGTTGGTGGTAACAATGGGGACAACCCAAGAAGTGAAAATTGGGTATCTCTGTGGGAGACCCTGGCTGATATATCTTGGTGA